A genomic stretch from Apodemus sylvaticus chromosome 12, mApoSyl1.1, whole genome shotgun sequence includes:
- the Rgs13 gene encoding regulator of G-protein signaling 13 isoform X1 — translation MGPIFGKSDGYKMWTLPTPWNPPTLALQVFERLGASSPTETRQGSPASIPHTDGPIVYTAYLKLEHSDENIKFWMACETYKKIASRRGRISRAKKLYNIYIQPQSPREINIDSTTREAIIKSIQEPTQTSFEEAQKIVYMHMEMDSYPRFLKSEMYQQLLKTVQSKSS, via the exons ATGGGCCCAATCTTTGGAAAGTCTGATGGCTACAAAAT gtggaccctccccaccccctggaatcctccaaccctggcacttcaagtctttgaGAGACTAGGAgcttcctctcctactgagaccagacaaggcagcccagctagtatcCCACATACAG atGGCCCAATAGTGTACACAGCATATTTAAAATTGGAGCACAGTGATGAGAACATTAAATTCTGGATGGCATGTGAAACCTACAAGAAAATTGCTTCACGGAGGGGCAGAATTTCTAGGGCAAAAAAGCTTTACAATATCTACATCCAACCACAGTCTCCTAGAGAG atTAACATCGACAGTACGACACGGGAAGCTATCATCAAAAGCATTCAAGAACCCACTCAAACAAGCTTTGAAGAAGCTCAAAagattgtatatatgcatatggaaaTGGATTCTTATCCCAGATTTTTAAAGTCTGAAATGTACCAACAACTACTGAAAACTGTTCAATCCAAAAGCTCGTGA
- the Rgs13 gene encoding regulator of G-protein signaling 13 isoform X3 produces MNLTLDEVLKWAQSLESLMATKYGPIVYTAYLKLEHSDENIKFWMACETYKKIASRRGRISRAKKLYNIYIQPQSPREINIDSTTREAIIKSIQEPTQTSFEEAQKIVYMHMEMDSYPRFLKSEMYQQLLKTVQSKSS; encoded by the exons ATGAA cCTTACTTTGGATGAAGTTTTAAAATGGGCCCAATCTTTGGAAAGTCTGATGGCTACAAAAT atGGCCCAATAGTGTACACAGCATATTTAAAATTGGAGCACAGTGATGAGAACATTAAATTCTGGATGGCATGTGAAACCTACAAGAAAATTGCTTCACGGAGGGGCAGAATTTCTAGGGCAAAAAAGCTTTACAATATCTACATCCAACCACAGTCTCCTAGAGAG atTAACATCGACAGTACGACACGGGAAGCTATCATCAAAAGCATTCAAGAACCCACTCAAACAAGCTTTGAAGAAGCTCAAAagattgtatatatgcatatggaaaTGGATTCTTATCCCAGATTTTTAAAGTCTGAAATGTACCAACAACTACTGAAAACTGTTCAATCCAAAAGCTCGTGA
- the Rgs13 gene encoding regulator of G-protein signaling 13 isoform X2, which yields MSRHICWICKLCRDESKRLPSNLTLDEVLKWAQSLESLMATKYGPIVYTAYLKLEHSDENIKFWMACETYKKIASRRGRISRAKKLYNIYIQPQSPREINIDSTTREAIIKSIQEPTQTSFEEAQKIVYMHMEMDSYPRFLKSEMYQQLLKTVQSKSS from the exons atgagCAGGCATATCTGTTGGATTTGTAAGTTATGCAGAGATGAATCTAAGAGGCTCCCTTCAAA cCTTACTTTGGATGAAGTTTTAAAATGGGCCCAATCTTTGGAAAGTCTGATGGCTACAAAAT atGGCCCAATAGTGTACACAGCATATTTAAAATTGGAGCACAGTGATGAGAACATTAAATTCTGGATGGCATGTGAAACCTACAAGAAAATTGCTTCACGGAGGGGCAGAATTTCTAGGGCAAAAAAGCTTTACAATATCTACATCCAACCACAGTCTCCTAGAGAG atTAACATCGACAGTACGACACGGGAAGCTATCATCAAAAGCATTCAAGAACCCACTCAAACAAGCTTTGAAGAAGCTCAAAagattgtatatatgcatatggaaaTGGATTCTTATCCCAGATTTTTAAAGTCTGAAATGTACCAACAACTACTGAAAACTGTTCAATCCAAAAGCTCGTGA